Proteins from one Lachnospiraceae bacterium KGMB03038 genomic window:
- a CDS encoding XRE family transcriptional regulator, which produces MNDKNFIEELRQKREEYGVTQTRLAVACGISREYYNRIEKGKQPLNDELREVIEKQIERFNPQEPLFLLIDYFRVRFPTTDALAIIRDVLQLKSDYMLYEDYGKYGYESKYVLGDINIMCSMQEHLGVLLELKGKGCRQMECYLLAQERSWYDFMLDCMTAGGVMKRLDLAINDRAGILDIPKLKEKYKAGECVSYFRMQKDYSGTEKCGSDLPKNTGETLYLGSTSSELYMCAYQKNYEQYVKNGTEIEDTEIKNRFEIRMKNERAYYAVVDLLTYRDAERTAFSIINHYVRFVDREDDKPKSQWITNDDWAWFVGENREPIRLTTKPEPYTLQKALHWLQRQVAPTIKMVQALDRENHTTILKDMIEQAELKDKHKHLLQLEKSTIEERIDTAVPQENDGIF; this is translated from the coding sequence ATGAATGATAAAAACTTTATTGAAGAATTAAGACAAAAGCGTGAGGAATACGGAGTAACACAAACAAGGCTTGCTGTTGCCTGTGGTATCAGCCGTGAATATTACAACCGCATTGAAAAAGGGAAACAGCCATTGAATGACGAATTAAGAGAAGTCATAGAAAAACAGATTGAGCGTTTCAATCCGCAAGAACCACTATTCTTATTGATTGATTACTTTCGTGTCCGCTTTCCTACTACGGACGCATTGGCGATTATCCGTGATGTATTGCAACTGAAATCTGATTATATGCTTTATGAAGATTATGGAAAATACGGATATGAAAGCAAATATGTACTTGGCGACATCAATATCATGTGTTCCATGCAGGAGCATTTAGGTGTTTTATTGGAACTGAAAGGCAAAGGCTGTCGGCAAATGGAATGTTATCTGCTGGCACAGGAACGCTCATGGTATGACTTCATGCTGGATTGTATGACAGCTGGTGGTGTGATGAAACGGCTTGATTTGGCTATCAATGACCGAGCAGGAATATTGGATATTCCAAAGTTAAAGGAAAAATACAAGGCTGGCGAATGTGTTTCCTATTTTCGTATGCAGAAAGATTACAGCGGTACAGAAAAATGCGGTAGCGATTTACCAAAGAATACAGGAGAAACCTTATATCTCGGTTCAACAAGTAGCGAATTATATATGTGTGCTTATCAGAAAAATTATGAGCAGTATGTCAAGAATGGCACAGAAATTGAAGATACGGAGATTAAGAACCGTTTTGAAATACGCATGAAGAATGAACGAGCCTATTATGCGGTTGTAGATTTACTGACCTATCGGGACGCTGAACGCACCGCTTTTTCTATCATCAATCATTATGTCCGCTTTGTTGACAGAGAGGACGACAAGCCAAAAAGTCAATGGATAACAAATGATGATTGGGCATGGTTTGTAGGGGAAAACAGAGAGCCGATACGCTTAACCACAAAGCCAGAGCCTTACACTTTACAAAAAGCGTTGCATTGGCTACAAAGACAAGTTGCACCAACAATAAAAATGGTACAGGCATTAGACAGAGAAAATCATACAACGATACTGAAAGATATGATTGAGCAGGCAGAACTTAAAGACAAGCATAAACATTTATTACAATTAGAGAAATCAACCATAGAAGAACGTATAGATACCGCTGTTCCACAAGAGAATGACGGTATTTTTTAA
- a CDS encoding tRNA wybutosine-synthesizing protein 3-like protein, with protein MNCLERFYRKGVCVIDNAVKTIQKKNGKCGISNRGKTKIVVKEHFSEKGKTMEELLTDVMLEKAKQTIA; from the coding sequence TTGAATTGCTTAGAAAGATTTTACAGAAAGGGGGTATGTGTTATTGATAATGCTGTAAAAACAATTCAAAAGAAAAATGGCAAGTGTGGCATTAGCAACAGAGGAAAGACAAAGATTGTAGTAAAAGAGCATTTTTCCGAAAAGGGCAAAACAATGGAAGAACTTCTAACTGATGTCATGCTGGAAAAAGCAAAGCAGACAATCGCATAA
- a CDS encoding DUF4368 domain-containing protein has product MKQQIYNTALYLRLSRDDELQGESSSITTQRSMLRLYAKEHHLNVIDEYIDDGWSGTNFDRPSFQRMIEDIEAGKINCVVTKDLSRLGRNYIMTGQYTELYFPSHNVRYIAIDDGVDSEKGESEIAPFKNIINEWVARDTSRKVKSAFKTKFAEGAHYGAYAPLGYKKHPDIKGKLLIDEETKWIIEKIFSLAYQGYGSAKITKQLRVEKVPTASWLNFTRYGTFAHIFEGKPESKRYEWTIAHVKAILKSEVYIGNSVHNMQSTVSFKSKKKVRKPESEWFRVENTHEPIIDKEVFYRVQEQIKSRRRQTKEKATPIFAGLVKCADCGWSMRLGTNKANKTPYSYYACSYYGQFGKGNCSMHYIRYDVLYQAVLERLQYWAKAVQQDEEKVLNKIQKVGNAERIREKKKKASTLKKAENRQNEIDRLFAKMYEDRACEKITERNFVMLSSKYQKEQIELEQQITSLREELSKMEQDMIGAEKWIELIKEYSVPKELTAPLLNAMIEKILIHEATTNEDNERIQEIEIYYRFIGKVE; this is encoded by the coding sequence ATGAAACAACAGATTTACAATACTGCACTTTATCTTAGGTTAAGCCGAGATGATGAATTACAGGGCGAAAGTTCCAGCATTACTACACAAAGAAGTATGTTGCGTCTATATGCAAAAGAACATCATTTGAATGTCATTGATGAATATATTGATGACGGCTGGTCGGGAACAAATTTTGACAGACCGAGTTTTCAAAGAATGATTGAGGATATAGAGGCAGGAAAAATCAACTGTGTTGTAACGAAAGACCTTTCTCGTCTTGGCAGAAATTATATTATGACAGGACAATATACAGAATTGTATTTCCCTAGTCATAATGTCCGCTACATAGCGATTGATGACGGTGTAGACAGCGAAAAAGGCGAAAGTGAGATTGCACCATTTAAGAACATCATCAATGAATGGGTGGCAAGAGATACAAGCCGTAAAGTCAAATCAGCATTTAAGACAAAGTTTGCGGAGGGGGCTCATTACGGTGCTTATGCTCCGTTGGGATATAAGAAACACCCTGATATCAAAGGAAAACTGTTGATTGATGAGGAAACAAAATGGATTATTGAAAAAATCTTTTCCCTAGCCTATCAAGGTTATGGAAGTGCAAAAATCACAAAGCAGTTAAGAGTAGAAAAAGTTCCGACAGCGTCATGGCTGAATTTTACAAGGTATGGTACTTTTGCACATATCTTTGAGGGAAAACCCGAAAGTAAGCGTTATGAGTGGACGATTGCTCATGTCAAGGCGATATTGAAAAGTGAGGTTTATATCGGAAACAGTGTTCACAATATGCAGTCTACGGTATCGTTCAAGAGTAAAAAGAAAGTGCGTAAACCCGAAAGTGAATGGTTTCGAGTAGAAAACACTCACGAGCCGATTATTGACAAGGAAGTGTTCTATCGTGTGCAGGAGCAGATAAAATCAAGACGCAGACAGACAAAGGAAAAGGCAACGCCGATTTTTGCAGGGCTTGTCAAGTGTGCGGATTGTGGCTGGTCTATGAGATTGGGAACGAATAAGGCAAATAAAACGCCATACAGTTATTATGCTTGCAGTTACTACGGGCAGTTTGGCAAAGGTAATTGTTCTATGCACTACATTCGTTATGATGTGCTGTATCAAGCCGTATTGGAACGCTTGCAGTATTGGGCTAAGGCAGTACAGCAGGACGAAGAAAAGGTATTGAACAAGATACAGAAAGTCGGCAATGCAGAGCGAATACGGGAAAAGAAGAAAAAGGCAAGTACCTTGAAGAAAGCCGAGAACAGACAAAATGAGATTGACCGTTTATTTGCGAAAATGTATGAAGATAGAGCCTGTGAGAAGATAACAGAGCGAAATTTTGTGATGTTGTCCAGCAAGTACCAAAAAGAACAGATAGAACTGGAACAGCAGATAACAAGCCTAAGAGAAGAACTAAGTAAAATGGAACAGGATATGATAGGTGCTGAAAAGTGGATTGAGTTAATCAAGGAATATTCCGTACCAAAGGAACTGACAGCACCATTATTAAATGCCATGATAGAAAAAATCCTCATACATGAAGCAACAACGAATGAGGATAACGAAAGAATACAGGAAATTGAGATATATTACCGATTTATCGGAAAAGTTGAGTAA
- a CDS encoding multidrug efflux SMR transporter, translating to MEWIFLFFAGLLEVFWSTCLKLSEGFSVLKFSVLTIIGMVFSFLFLAQATKTLPLGTSYAIWTGIGALGAVVVGIVLFKESFTMTRLFFVALLLIGIIGLKATSPH from the coding sequence ATGGAATGGATATTTCTGTTTTTTGCGGGACTTTTAGAGGTTTTCTGGTCTACCTGCCTGAAACTTTCTGAAGGTTTCAGCGTTCTGAAATTTTCAGTTCTGACCATCATCGGCATGGTCTTCAGCTTTTTATTTCTGGCGCAAGCCACCAAAACCCTGCCCCTTGGCACATCCTACGCCATCTGGACCGGTATCGGCGCGCTAGGCGCGGTCGTTGTGGGAATTGTCCTGTTTAAAGAATCCTTTACCATGACCCGGCTGTTCTTTGTAGCGCTCCTGCTGATCGGGATCATCGGGTTGAAGGCCACTTCACCGCATTAA
- the murI gene encoding glutamate racemase, protein MDRSGKKGLPIGFMDSGLGGLSVLREAVRIMPYDDFIYYGDSKNAPYGVKDQETIRRLTFHVVEMLLERGIKGLAIACNTATSAAVAKLRILYPNLPIVGIEPAVKPAVEQNHGGRILVMATPMTIRQEKFHRLLERHRNGKEVIPVPCAGLMEFVEHGELDGDTLEAYFEEHLTPYLTEDTETIVLGCTHYPFLKGYLKKFLGDRKIALIDGSLGTAMELRRRLLEQGLICEEKRDRKIIIENSLEDPDMIDRSWRLLNLPID, encoded by the coding sequence GTGGATAGATCGGGAAAAAAGGGACTGCCGATCGGCTTTATGGACTCAGGGCTCGGCGGCTTGAGTGTCCTGCGGGAAGCTGTCAGGATCATGCCCTACGATGATTTTATCTATTATGGAGATTCAAAAAACGCGCCCTATGGAGTGAAGGATCAGGAGACCATCCGCAGGCTTACCTTCCATGTAGTGGAGATGCTTTTGGAGCGGGGGATCAAAGGACTGGCTATTGCCTGTAATACCGCGACCAGCGCCGCGGTGGCGAAGCTGAGGATATTGTACCCGAACCTTCCGATCGTGGGCATCGAACCAGCGGTAAAACCGGCGGTAGAGCAGAACCATGGAGGAAGGATCTTGGTAATGGCTACGCCTATGACCATCCGCCAGGAGAAATTCCATAGGCTGTTGGAACGGCATAGAAATGGGAAGGAGGTAATCCCGGTGCCCTGCGCGGGGTTGATGGAATTTGTAGAGCATGGTGAACTGGACGGAGATACGCTGGAAGCCTATTTTGAAGAACATTTGACTCCCTATCTGACCGAAGATACAGAAACGATCGTACTGGGCTGCACCCATTATCCATTTCTGAAAGGATATCTGAAAAAATTCCTGGGAGACCGGAAGATCGCGTTGATCGACGGAAGTCTGGGCACAGCCATGGAACTTCGCAGGCGGCTTCTGGAACAGGGGCTGATCTGTGAAGAGAAACGGGACCGGAAGATTATCATTGAAAATTCGCTGGAAGACCCGGATATGATCGATAGAAGCTGGCGGCTTTTAAACCTTCCGATTGATTGA